In Vigna unguiculata cultivar IT97K-499-35 chromosome 3, ASM411807v1, whole genome shotgun sequence, a single genomic region encodes these proteins:
- the LOC114179264 gene encoding transcription factor PAR2-like, producing the protein MGCRDMRKVKWGKRRRRQEGVERRMKKLQRLVPGGAGMNPDRLFLKTAEHILQLRIQLNVLQALSKVFNA; encoded by the coding sequence ATGGGTTGCAGGGACATGAGAAAGGTGAAGTGggggaagaggaggaggaggcaAGAGGGTGTGGAGAGGAGGATGAAGAAGCTGCAGCGGCTGGTCCCCGGTGGCGCCGGAATGAACCCCGACCGGCTCTTCCTTAAGACGGCGGAACACATCTTGCAATTGAGGATCCAACTCAATGTGCTGCAAGCTCTTTCCAAGGTTTTCAATgcttga
- the LOC114176258 gene encoding putative pentatricopeptide repeat-containing protein At3g25970, which yields MKKLHFFTLLGLKATHCQAIKLGSIADFYIANNLITSYAKCSDLTSAHQLFDGMPHRDTVSWNAIISAYANSGHLGTTWKIVSAMRRSELAFDSHTLGSILKGVALAGELQLGQQMHSLMLKMGLSENMFSGSALLDMYVKCGRVNDAHIVFQSMPERNYVSWNTLVAGYSRVGDRDMAFRVLHCMELEGVEIDDGTVSPLLTLLDDAEFCWLTMQLHCKIVKHGLESFNTVCNASITAYSDCCSLQDAERVFDGAVSCRDVVTWNSMLGAYLKHEKEYLAFKVFIDMQNFGFEPDAYTYTGIVGACSAQERKSNGKCFHGLVIKSGLEDSVPISNALIAMYIRFNDKGMEDALRIFFSMNLKDGCTWNSILAGYVQVGLSEDALRLFLQMRSLVIEIDHYTFSAVIRSCSDLATLQLGQQVHVLALKVGLDTNNYVGSSLIFMYSKCGIIEDARKSFEATSKDYAIVWNSIIFGYAQHGQGNVALDLFYLMNEKKVKPDHITFVAVLTACSHNGLVEEGCNFIESMESDFGIPQLKEHYACAIDLYGRAGQLEKAKALVETMPFEPDAMVLKTLLGACRFCGDIELASEVAKTLLELEPEDHCSYVILSEMYGRFKMWNEKASVTRMMRERGVKKVPGWSWIEVKNKVHAFNAEDHSHPQCEEIYTQLQQLNQGIKLFDNFVNQMLLQQCLDNLDDCDDKMFL from the coding sequence ATGAAGAAGTTGCACTTCTTCACTTTGCTTGGCCTCAAAGCAACCCATTGCCAAGCCATCAAGTTAGGATCCATCGCAGACTTTTACATCGCCAACAACCTCATAACATCGTACGCAAAATGCTCAGATTTAACCTCTGCTCACCAACTGTTCGACGGAATGCCCCACAGAGATACGGTGTCTTGGAACGCCATTATTTCTGCTTATGCAAACTCTGGTCACCTGGGAACCACATGGAAAATCGTCAGTGCAATGAGAAGGTCTGAACTTGCATTTGACAGCCACACATTAGGAAGCATTCTCAAGGGTGTTGCCCTAGCTGGCGAGCTCCAACTTGGTCAGCAGATGCATTCTCTCATGCTCAAGATGGGGTTATCAGAAAACATGTTTTCTGGTAGTGCCCTCTTGGACATGTATGTCAAGTGTGGGAGAGTTAACGATGCACACATTGTTTTCCAGAGCATGCCAGAGCGCAATTACGTGTCGTGGAATACACTTGTTGCTGGTTATTCACGAGTTGGTGATCGTGACATGGCTTTCCGGGTGCTACATTGTATGGAGCTTGAGGGTGTAGAAATTGATGATGGCACGGTGTCTCCACTTTTGACATTGCTTGATGATGCTGAGTTTTGTTGGTTGACAATGCAGTTGCATTGTAAAATTGTGAAACATGGGCTGGAATCATTTAATACTGTCTGCAATGCTTCTATCACAGCCTATTCTGATTGTTGTTCATTGCAAGATGCTGAGAGAGTATTTGATGGTGCTGTTTCCTGTCGTGATGTAGTTACATGGAATTCCATGCTCGGTGCTTATTTGAAGCACGAGAAAGAATATCTTGCATTTAAAGTTTTCATTGATATGCAGAATTTTGGGTTTGAGCCTGATGCTTATACTTACACCGGGATTGTCGGTGCTTGTTCTGCACAAGAGCGTAAAAGCAATGGAAAATGTTTTCATGGGTTGGTGATAAAAAGCGGTCTTGAAGATTCTGTTCCTATTTCCAATGCTTTGATTGCCATGTACATCAGATTTAATGATAAGGGAATGGAAGATGCATTAAGAATATTCTTTTCAATGAATCTCAAAGATGGTTGCACTTGGAACTCCATTTTGGCAGGATATGTACAAGTTGGTTTGAGTGAAGATGCCTTGAGGTTATTTCTACAGATGAGATCTCTAGTCATAGAAATTGACCATTATACCTTTTCGGCTGTCATAAGATCATGCTCGGACCTAGCAACTCTACAGTTAGGTCAACAGGTTCATGTCTTAGCACTTAAAGTAGGATTGGATACCAATAATTATGTTGGCAGTTCGTTGATATTCATGTATTCTAAATGTGGGATAATAGAAGATGCTAGGAAATCTTTTGAAGCAACTTCCAAAGACTATGCAATTGTTTGGAATTCAATCATCTTTGGGTATGCACAACATGGACAAGGAAACGTTGCGCTTGACCTCTTTTACTTAATGAATGAGAAAAAGGTGAAACCTGATCATATAACCTTTGTTGCAGTTCTAACTGCGTGCAGTCATAATGGGCTAGTAGAAGAAGGCTGCAACTTTATAGAGTCTATGGAGTCTGATTTTGGAATTCCACAGCTAAAGGAGCACTATGCTTGTGCAATTGACCTCTATGGTCGGGCAGGGCAACTTGAGAAGGCAAAAGCTTTGGTTGAAACGATGCCTTTTGAACCTGATGCAATGGTGTTGAAAACTTTGTTAGGTGCCTGTAGATTTTGTGGTGATATTGAATTAGCTAGCGAAGTAGCAAAAACTTTGCTAGAGCTGGAGCCTGAGGATCACTGTTCTTATGTTATACTCTCTGAAATGTATGGGCGATTCAAGATGTGGAATGAGAAAGCTAGTGTAACAAGGATGATGCGAGAAAGGGGAGTGAAAAAGGTTCCAGGTTGGAGTTGGATAGAAGTGAAGAATAAAGTGCATGCTTTCAATGCTGAAGATCATTCCCATCCCCAATGTGAGGAGATATACACACAACTGCAACAACTAAATCAAGGAATTAAGTTGTTCGATAATTTTGTCAATCAAATGTTGCTACAGCAATGTTTGGATAATCTAGATGATTGTGATGATAAAATGTTCTTatga